Proteins co-encoded in one Pseudomonas fluorescens genomic window:
- a CDS encoding glycosyltransferase family 39 protein — MEARRETPLGDTQDPFAAPNAGVRRLLRWVRQQWLIPILLLATVVRFYDLTAAAIWGDEGSSLLLARYTLGGIWEHAAFDVHPPLYFMLLHGWVSLFGEGILSIRSLSALAGIATVGLGMCLVDRLATRRAAIIAGVLLALLPTAVRYSQEVRMYSLLGLLLLGTTLALICWVRRPQRRRYLVIYALLMSAALYTHYFAVLAALSHWLYLGLIRLLPGYRLRHIQRKDWWLANLAIVALYLPWLPNLLDLTQHMEELKVGGDVGWEDPVTLSSLPSMIWLWLIQNEGDHLPVLLFGGMPLAMLALAGVAVARDRSVNHGSVLLALYTGVPLFLVFAVSFISPVFIERYLTAYALGLPMLVALAIDRLYSRARVLAAVVLVSFVGIEMVGVNTNATVDPDDQLNVMVDHINHHFVSGDRIVTSDMLWYLSYVYYNRTDAQVRLYTPPAADGRSTRPNHYGFGTLVPDEVYLDRLADLPKNSSRVWLIGDLDPEVADPFLPLPKSWQLRDQSSAGGAKARLFVMEKDDRTNGE, encoded by the coding sequence ATGGAAGCGCGTCGCGAGACTCCGCTGGGGGATACCCAGGACCCGTTTGCCGCACCAAATGCCGGTGTCCGGCGTCTGCTGCGCTGGGTTCGCCAGCAGTGGCTGATACCGATTTTGCTGTTGGCGACAGTCGTGCGTTTTTATGACCTGACCGCCGCCGCGATCTGGGGCGACGAAGGCTCCAGCCTGCTGCTGGCGCGCTATACGCTGGGCGGTATCTGGGAACATGCGGCGTTCGATGTGCATCCGCCGTTGTACTTCATGCTGCTGCACGGCTGGGTCAGTCTGTTTGGCGAAGGGATTCTGTCGATCCGCAGCCTCAGTGCCCTGGCCGGCATCGCCACAGTCGGTCTGGGCATGTGTCTGGTCGATCGTCTGGCGACCCGTCGTGCCGCCATCATCGCCGGGGTACTGCTGGCGCTGCTGCCGACGGCGGTGCGCTACAGCCAGGAAGTGCGCATGTACTCGCTGCTCGGCCTGTTGCTGCTCGGCACCACCCTGGCATTGATCTGCTGGGTCAGACGCCCGCAGCGCCGACGGTATCTGGTGATCTACGCGCTGCTGATGAGCGCCGCGTTGTACACCCATTATTTCGCCGTGCTGGCGGCACTGAGCCATTGGCTGTACCTGGGGCTGATCCGCCTGTTGCCGGGTTATCGCCTGCGGCACATCCAGCGCAAGGACTGGTGGCTGGCCAATCTGGCGATCGTCGCACTCTACCTGCCGTGGCTGCCGAACCTGCTCGATCTGACGCAGCACATGGAAGAACTCAAGGTCGGTGGCGATGTGGGCTGGGAAGATCCGGTGACCCTGTCCTCACTGCCGTCGATGATCTGGCTGTGGCTGATCCAGAACGAAGGCGATCATCTTCCGGTGTTGCTGTTCGGCGGCATGCCGCTGGCCATGCTGGCGCTGGCGGGCGTGGCCGTGGCCCGTGACCGCAGCGTGAACCATGGCAGCGTGCTGCTGGCGCTCTACACCGGTGTGCCGTTGTTTCTGGTGTTCGCGGTGTCGTTCATCAGCCCGGTGTTCATCGAGCGCTATCTGACGGCCTACGCACTGGGGCTGCCGATGCTGGTGGCGCTGGCCATCGACCGTTTGTACAGCCGCGCTCGAGTGCTGGCGGCGGTGGTACTGGTGTCGTTTGTCGGGATCGAAATGGTCGGGGTGAACACCAACGCCACGGTCGATCCCGATGACCAGCTCAATGTCATGGTCGATCACATCAACCATCACTTCGTCAGTGGTGACCGGATCGTTACCAGCGACATGCTCTGGTACCTGAGTTACGTCTACTACAACCGCACCGATGCTCAGGTAAGGCTGTACACACCGCCCGCCGCCGACGGGCGCTCGACGCGTCCGAACCATTACGGTTTCGGCACACTGGTGCCCGATGAGGTTTATCTGGATCGTCTCGCCGATCTGCCGAAAAACAGCTCCCGGGTCTGGTTGATCGGTGACCTGGACCCGGAAGTGGCGGACCCGTTCCTGCCTCTGCCCAAGAGCTGGCAGTTGCGTGATCAGTCCAGTGCTGGCGGGGCGAAAGCGCGACTTTTCGTTATGGAAAAGGACGATCGTACCAACGGAGAGTGA
- a CDS encoding phage tail protein — protein MEVFMGTIQPFAFNFAPNGWALCNGQTLSIAQYNALFALLGTYYGGNGTTNFQLPNLQGRVPIAQGNGLGLTPRIIGQVAGTESVTATIANMPNHTHAMTGLSANTALSLAVPASNPATVPTATNSYLGASGGGPGSANIYSDAQGATPVPLKGVTTTVTGDISSTGGSQPLGIMNPFLVLNFSVALNGLFPSRN, from the coding sequence ATGGAAGTCTTTATGGGTACGATTCAACCGTTCGCCTTCAACTTCGCCCCCAATGGCTGGGCCCTGTGTAATGGACAGACCCTTTCCATTGCGCAATACAACGCGTTGTTCGCGTTGCTGGGCACCTACTACGGCGGCAACGGCACGACCAACTTTCAGTTGCCCAACCTGCAAGGTCGCGTGCCAATCGCCCAAGGCAACGGTCTGGGCCTGACGCCGCGCATCATCGGCCAGGTGGCTGGCACGGAAAGCGTCACCGCCACCATTGCCAACATGCCCAACCACACCCACGCGATGACGGGTCTGAGCGCCAACACGGCCTTGTCGCTAGCGGTCCCCGCCAGCAATCCGGCGACTGTACCGACTGCCACCAATTCCTACCTCGGTGCCTCCGGCGGCGGCCCCGGCTCGGCGAACATCTATTCCGACGCTCAGGGCGCCACGCCAGTGCCACTCAAAGGTGTGACCACCACCGTCACCGGGGACATTTCCTCCACCGGCGGCAGCCAGCCGCTGGGCATCATGAACCCCTTCCTGGTCCTCAACTTCAGCGTTGCCCTGAACGGTCTCTTTCCGTCGCGCAACTGA
- a CDS encoding sulfotransferase family protein, with protein sequence MKGLQQFHFISGLPRSGSTLLSAILLQNPRFHAGMTSPVGALFSGVLEQCSAGSEFGAVIDTDMRRRLLRGLFDSYYADKADKPVVFDTNRQWSSRLPAINDLFPKAKVIACVRNVAWVMDSLERLYRADPYENTKLFGDAVERNTVYSRCETLAQRNRLVGFAWAALKEAYYGEHADSLLIVDYDLLTQAPERVLRLVYDFIGEPWFEHDFDHLAYDAPEFDQALGVAGLHKVKPKVALQSRRTILPPDLFKQYADLSFWLDGSASAANVIRMKSDAAIS encoded by the coding sequence GTGAAGGGATTGCAGCAGTTCCACTTTATCTCCGGCTTGCCGCGCTCAGGTTCGACTCTCCTGTCTGCGATTCTTTTGCAGAACCCGCGCTTTCATGCCGGCATGACCAGTCCGGTCGGCGCGCTGTTCTCCGGTGTCCTTGAACAATGCAGCGCCGGCAGCGAATTCGGTGCGGTGATCGACACCGACATGCGCCGTCGCCTGCTGCGCGGGCTGTTCGATTCCTACTACGCCGACAAGGCCGACAAACCGGTGGTGTTCGACACCAACCGGCAGTGGAGTTCGCGCCTGCCGGCGATCAACGATCTGTTCCCCAAAGCCAAGGTCATCGCCTGCGTGCGCAACGTCGCCTGGGTGATGGACAGTCTGGAGCGGCTGTACCGCGCCGACCCCTATGAAAACACCAAGCTGTTCGGCGATGCCGTCGAGCGCAACACGGTCTACAGCCGCTGCGAAACCCTGGCCCAGCGCAACCGCCTGGTGGGATTCGCCTGGGCGGCGCTCAAGGAAGCCTATTACGGCGAGCACGCCGATTCGCTGCTGATCGTTGATTACGACCTGCTGACCCAGGCCCCCGAGCGGGTGCTGCGGCTGGTCTACGACTTCATTGGCGAACCCTGGTTCGAGCACGATTTCGACCACCTGGCCTATGACGCGCCGGAGTTCGACCAGGCCCTGGGCGTGGCCGGCCTGCACAAGGTCAAACCCAAGGTCGCCCTGCAGTCGCGGCGCACGATTCTGCCGCCGGACCTGTTCAAGCAATACGCCGATTTGTCCTTCTGGCTCGATGGCTCAGCCAGCGCTGCCAATGTGATTCGTATGAAGTCCGACGCCGCGATCAGTT
- a CDS encoding DUF6916 family protein, producing the protein MLQSVQIEHLQPLLGQQRTLHLPDGTALPIQLAHLEAAPSAKMRHSERMPFCLEFNSLEPTEFVDGLCALELPAFGRVEDIFVSRVPAMGRDPQLGYFCISFN; encoded by the coding sequence ATGCTGCAATCGGTTCAGATCGAACACCTCCAGCCGTTGCTGGGGCAACAACGCACACTGCACCTGCCGGATGGCACGGCGCTGCCAATTCAACTCGCCCACCTTGAAGCAGCCCCGTCGGCGAAAATGCGCCACAGCGAACGCATGCCCTTCTGCCTCGAATTCAACAGCCTGGAGCCGACCGAGTTTGTCGACGGCCTGTGCGCACTGGAGCTGCCGGCGTTCGGCCGGGTGGAAGATATTTTCGTGTCACGAGTGCCGGCGATGGGGCGGGATCCACAGTTGGGCTACTTCTGTATTTCCTTCAATTGA